The genomic stretch TGGACGTCGATAAGATCGTCACGCCCGAGGCGATGGGGATTCACCTGGCGACCGCCCTCTCGCTGCAGACGGACATCCCCCTCGTCGTCATCCGAAAGCGCGCCTACGGGCTGGAAGGGGAAGTCCCGCTCCACCAGCGGACGGGCTACTCCGAATCCGAAATGTACATCAACGATATCGAGGCCGGCGACCGCGTGCTCGTCCTCGACGACATGCTCTCGACCGGCGGCACCCTGGCATCGATCTGTGGCTCGCTGTCGGATATCGGCGCCGAGATCGTCGATATCGTCGTCGTGATGCGGAAGGTCGGTCCCTCCGCACTCGACGACACCGAGTTCGAGGCGACCAGCCTGCTCGACATCACCGTCGAGGACGGCGAGGTCACCGTCCACTAAGCTCGCGACGTTCGTCGTTCACCCGCACGATCTTCGCCCCGCTGGAGTCGCTAACCACCTATCATACCCGAACATTCATTATGATTCGGGCACTGGAGAGAGACACAGATGTCGGTAGTACGTGTCCACGACTGATTTTCGCCCCGCCAGCATCGCTTTCGAACCACGGAACCCGACACCCAATGAGTAGCACCCCACAGTCCCGACGAACCGCGACCGAATCGCCCGCAACGACCGTTCCCGATCGCACCGCCGAATCGACCGCCGGGGCACCGGCCACCTTCGACACCGGCTGTCGGCGTCGACTCGGCTGTCTGATGGACGACGAGAACCTCTCGGTCTCGCCCGCCTTCAGCGCGGCGCGCGAGTGATCGTCCGGCGTCGCGCCCCAATCACGCCGTCGCCACTGTTCCTCGGATTCGGCCCGTGTCCGGGTACGTAGAAGGAGGTAGTTCGGAACTCGTCACGGCCACCCCGTTAGACCTTCATCTGTTTAAGGAATAGTCTTATACGCCTCGGATAATTCTACCATTACTGATATGAGCGATTATACCGATAGAAATATTATGCAAGAAATAACGAACGTACGGTATTCGTCCGGAGACGACGAGGAACCCTTTCTAACGGACCCGGCGGCGCTCGAAGGGGCCCGGGACGAAATCGTCTCGTTCGTCCGCCGGCGAGTCGCGGAGGCGGACGCCGAAGGGGTCGTAATCCCGATGAGCGGCGGTATCGACTCGACGCTGACGGCGGCGATCGCGGCCGACGCGCTCGATACCGACCGGGTGTTGGCACTGGGACTGCCCTGTCACAAGACCGAGTATCTCGGGGCGACCGACGCGCGCACGATCGCTGATGGATTGGGCATCGAACACCGGGAGATCCAACTTCACGGGCTGCTCGAACTCTTCGAGGAGCAGGTCGCACCGGCGATCGGGTCGGCGGACGAGGAGATACTCGGAAACGTCGTCGCGCGCTTCCGAATGATCTGTGCGTACTACGCGGCCAACACGCGCTCGTCGCTCGTGCTCGGGACGTCGAACCGCTCGGAGCTGCTGCTCGGCTACTTCACGAAGTACGGCGACGGCGGCGCGGACCTCTATCCCGTGGGAGATCTCTACAAAACGGAAATACGCGCCCTCGCCCCGCACGTGGGCGTGCCAAAGCGGATCATCAGCAAGGAGCCAACGGCGGGGTTCTGGGCCGGACAGACCGACGCCGAGGACCTCGGCGCACCCTACGACCTGCTCGATGCCGTTCTACTGCGGCTCGTCGACAGGGAGGAACCCCCACAACGGATCGCCGACGAACTGGACATCGACGTCGATACCGTCGAGGAGTGCAAACGGCGGTTCGTGACCTCGGCACACAAGCGTGCGGTCCCGCCGACGCCCGGGCTGGACGAGCGGACCCGCTGACGAGTCCTGTGGCTTCGATGTGACTCAGTGGTAGAGGGTAAAACGGACGGCTGATCGCGTTTCGAATCGGTGGGAGGGCGGCCACCGGCCGGAAGGAGTCCGGTCCGATGGCCGGCTCGAGGAGTACACATGTCGTTCGGCGTTCGGATCGGTGCGTCAGGTAACTGCCGCGCGTTGCTTTATCATACCATGCGTTATCGTCCCGCGCTCACTATATAACGCTACCCTATAAGCTGTTCAGATATATTAGGATACCTATTATTAATATTAGGGAAGGCCACTCACGGCGTCACCCGACGGAGATCGCTTTCGAGGTCGTCGACGTGATCGTTGTACGCCTCGACGAACCCCTGGAACGCGGGCGCGTACTCGCGGATGTCGGCGGCCGAGGGCGGTTCGTACTGCGAGAGGAGATAGACGCCGCCCGAGCCGCCGACGCGGAGATACGAGGCGGTTGCACCCTCCCACTTCAGCTCCCAGCGCGTGCCCGAGACGCGGGTGGCGAAGCTGCCGTAGTCGCCGCCCTCGTAGCGGTGGAGTTCGCCCGCGATCAGGTCACAGGTCTCTCGAACCCGCTCGAGGACGCGGTCGCGCTGGGCGACGACCTCGTCGGTCGTCTCGATCCCCGGAAAATCGGTCGAAACCCCGTCGAGAACGCCGTCGAGCGAGCGGACGTACTCGTTGTACGAGGCGACGAACCCCTCGTAGTCCGCGAGGGCCTCGGCCAGCGCCGCGGGTTCGGGGGGCTGTTTCGTCGAGACGACGTAGGTGTCGGAACCCGATGTCGGGCTGTAGCGGAGGTACTGGAGGTCGCCGGCCTCGTACTTGAGGGTCCATTCGCCGCGATCCGTCGAAAAGGACCGCTGGCCGTAGTCCCCGCCCTGGAGTCGGGCGAGCTGGTAGGCGATCCGGCCCGCGTGGTCGCGCACCGCCCCGACGAGCTCGTCGCGTCGAGCGGTGATCTCCTCGATATCGGCGTCGAGATCCGGCGGCTGCGTCATAGCCGAGCTACGGCCCCACGACGCATAACGGGCGTGCCTGCGGTCGGAATCGGCTGGACCGCCCGAAGCTATCCCCTCACGCGGTGTAGGACTCGTATGGACATCGACAGACACGCCTCGCTCGACGGGCAGGTGGCACTGGTGACCGGTGCGACCCGCGGTATCGGCCGGTCGATCGCGATCGGGCTCGGATCCCTCGGTGCCACGGTGTACGCCGGGGCTCGGAACATCGACGACGTGGACGCCGAGGGCCAGCGGGCGATCGAACTCGACGTTACCGACGACGGGACGATGCGGGCGGCGATCGACCGCATCGACGAGGAGGCCAGCCGTCTCGACGTCCTCGTGAACAACGCCGGCGTTGCAGGCTCCGAGGCCCCGCTGCACGAGGCCGAGGTCGAAGGGATCGACGCGACCTTCGGGGTGAACCTGCGTGGCCCGGTCGTCCTCACCCGGTTTGCACTCCCCCATCTCCTGAAGCGGCCGGGCGGGCGCGTCGTCAACGTCTCGTCGGGAATGGGGGCGCTCGGGGAGGGGATGAGCGGCGGCCACCCACCCTACCGGGTGTCGAAAGCGGGGTTGAACGGGCTGACGGTCTACCTCCACGGCGAATACGGCGACGAGGGACTGCTCGCGAACGCCGCCTGTCCCGGCTGGATCCGGACGGACCTCGGCTCGGCGGCGGCACCCAGAAGCCCCGAAGAGGGAGCGGACACGCCGGTCTGGCTCGCGACCTTCGAGTCCGGAAGTCCGGCCGGCCGGTTCTGGCGGGACCGCGAGCGGATCGACTGGTAACCGGCCTCAGCGCTCCGGACGGAGGCGCTCGGGCGTCGGTGGGCGGGGCGACACCCCGAGCGCGCTGACGCCGAGGACGTAGCCCGCGGCGACGGCGCCGACCACTAAAAGCGTGTACAGCGCGCTCAGATCGCCGAGGTCGAGCGGTAGCCACGTCCAGAGGGTTCCGACCGCGCCGAAGACGACGCCGAGGGAAGCGAGGACCCCGCCGAGCGGCGCCCCGTCGGCCCAGCGGCCGATCCAGACGAGCGCACCACAGACGAGCGCGCTCACGACGGCGAGCCCGAGGAGCGTACTAACGAACGAGAGCACCGAGACCTCGACGCCGGGCATCCCCGTCGCGTCGAGGGCGTCGAGTACCCACGAGATCGCGCTGGCGATCGCTGCGAAGACCGTATCGAAGCCGGCCGCGAGGGCGAAAAACCCTGCAACGCCCCGTTCGAGTAGGGTTTCTCGGGCGCTCGTGACCGTCGCCGGGTCGAGGTAGTCGGTGAACGCCGCGACGGCGTGGACGCCACCCACCAGCAACCCGGCGGCGACGATGGCGGAGGACCGACGCCACGCTATCCAGACGGTCCCCACGAGAAGCGCGAGGACGGCCACGAGCGTCCCGAGCGTGACTGTTACCCCTCCGAGTTCGAACATAGTCCCCTCCTAACTACCGTCGGATTGGCTACCCAGCATCGAGAACCTTACGCTCTCAGTGACCCAGTTCGGTCTCCAGCGCACGAAGGAGGTCCTCGCGGGTGATGATCCCTACGAGCGCCCCGTTTTCGAGCACGGGCACGCGGTTGATATCGCGCTCTTCGCCCGCGAGGATCGAGAGCACCCCCTCGATCCCGGCGTCGGCCTCGACCGTCACGACGTCGCGGACCATGATCTCGCTGACGTCCTTGCGGGCGTTCTTCACGAAGTCGATTCCGAGGTCGAACTCGTCAAGCGAGAAGTCCACCGCATAGGGCAGCGTCTCGCTGAAGGGCGGCACGCCGATGGGGATCCACACCAACCGGTCCTTCTTGCGAAACAGGCGCACGAGGTCACCCTGCGTGACGATCCCCACTACTCGGTCGTCCTCGACGATCGGAAAGCCGTTGAAGTGGGCCTTCGCGAGGCGTTCGAGGACGTCACCGACCTCGTCGTCGGGGTGGGCGGTCTCGACGTCGGTCGTCATGACATCGCGGGCAACGAGGTCCATGTGGGACGGTGGTTCGGCGGGGAGCTATGTCTTGTGGTCGGGCAGTGCAACGGAAAGCCTCATCGGCGTTCCGCGACTACCGCCGCCAATGAGCACGGCCACTGAGAGTGGCGAGAACGGATTTCTCACGTTCTACCGCGAGTACGCCCACACCGGTCTCCACACCATCACCGCGACTGCCCTGACCGCCTTCGGGCTATTGACGTTCGTCCACAGAGGGTTCGTGGTGCTGGCGATCGCCGTCTACGTCATCCCCCCGGTCTACCTCTACCTGACCCGCAACGGGGAGGCCCCGAAACCGGTCGACGGGGACGGCGAGACGCAACCGACGGATGCCTCGGATCGACCGGCCACGAGCGAGCCAGTGGATGGCGAAATCGACGACGACGACCCCGCGGCGAGCGTGAGCGACGGCGACCGGCGGCCGGATCGGGAGGAACCGGCGACCACGGGTTCGACCACCGACACGGGATCGGGCCGTCGGAACGAGGGGGCTCCCGAAACGGCATCCGGGGCCGCCACCAACTCGGGCGACGGTGACGACATCGCGGGATCGGGCGGATCGGAGCCCGCGGACGTTCGTGGCGAGCGAAGCGAACCCGCCCCCGCGGCCGGAACCGCACACGAATCCGAATCGAACTCGGCGCCGTCGAACCCCGATACGAGCGGGGTGAGCGACGCGGACGACGGGAGCGCGGCCGACGACGCCCTCGGTCTCGACGGCGAGGACCGGGAAGACGGGTCCGAACCGGCCGAGTGGGTCGAGGCCGACGGGCCGACCGAGGAAGCGCTGTTGGACACCACGGCGGTCGGCGAGAGCGCCTACGCGGCCGGGGAGGGCGGCGTTTTGCTCGCGCGTGCTCCGGGAGAGGAGTGGGAACTCGCCCTCGAAAGCGGTCCGGCCGCAGAATCAACGATCCTCCGCGGGGTCGACGCCACGGACGAAGGCGAGGCGGTCTGGGTCGCCGGCGACGGCGGCGTCCTCGGGCGCTACGACCCCGCGGCGGGTCGTCATACCGACCACTCGGCGCCCGAGGGGATCACCGACAACTGGGCGGATCTCGCGGTCGCCGGAACGGCCGGCGAGGAACGACTCGCGCTGGTCAACGGCTCGGGGCAGGTCCTGGTGGGCGAGTACGAGGGGAGCGAGGTCGCGTGGGACGACCCGGTCAAGCCGGGCAGCGGCTCCTCGATGAGCACGATCACCTTCCTCGACGAGTCGCTCGGCTACTGCTGTGATACCAATGCGGGCGTCTATCGGATCGAGGGAAGCGAGTTCGAACGGGTCGGAATCGAGAACACGAGCGGGTTCGGCGCGCTCGCAGCGACGGCGGACGCCGTCGTCGTCGCGGGCGACGACGGTACGGTCCAGCGATTCGACGGGAGCGTCTGGACGCCGGTCCGCGTCGACGAGGACCCGCTTTCGGGGCTCGCGGTCGGCGCCGGCGGCGCGGAGTGGCTCGCGGTCGGCGCCGGCGGCGCGGTCTTCGAGAACCGAGACGGCGACTGGGAGGCGGTCGACTCGCCGACCGACGCCGACCTGTTTGCGGTCGCCAGTGGCAAACGCTCGGTGGCCGTCGGCGAGGACGGGACGCTGCTCGAACGCGCTCGTTAGCGGCCGCTGGTGACGTTCGTGCTGTTGCACTCGGGACACTGCGTGAGCCGCCCGAGTTTCGGTACCTCCACTCTAGCCCACTTCCCACCCCCGAGACGGCGCTAAAGCCGCAGTTCAGACACCACGAGTCGGATCGTGAACTCGCGATATCCTGTCGTACGATATATCCTGTCGTACGATACCGGATCGCATAGTCGTTGGGTCGACTCAGTTCGTCGAAACGATCTCGATGACGTCGCGGTGGTCGAGTTCGTGGCCCGCGCCGACCTGGCGGTTGGACCGGCAGTCGATCCCGTGGAGTAGCCCCTCGCCGATGTCCGAGTGCAGGAAATACGCGAAGTCCTCGGTGGTCGACCCCTCGGGCAGGACGAAACAGTCCCGCATGAACTTCCCGTCCTCGG from Halalkalicoccus subterraneus encodes the following:
- the hpt gene encoding hypoxanthine/guanine phosphoribosyltransferase; the protein is MEKLIASLDDAPIIDKDGYEYLVHPISNGVPMLDPALLREVVVELMRTAELDVDKIVTPEAMGIHLATALSLQTDIPLVVIRKRAYGLEGEVPLHQRTGYSESEMYINDIEAGDRVLVLDDMLSTGGTLASICGSLSDIGAEIVDIVVVMRKVGPSALDDTEFEATSLLDITVEDGEVTVH
- a CDS encoding NAD+ synthase, encoding MQEITNVRYSSGDDEEPFLTDPAALEGARDEIVSFVRRRVAEADAEGVVIPMSGGIDSTLTAAIAADALDTDRVLALGLPCHKTEYLGATDARTIADGLGIEHREIQLHGLLELFEEQVAPAIGSADEEILGNVVARFRMICAYYAANTRSSLVLGTSNRSELLLGYFTKYGDGGADLYPVGDLYKTEIRALAPHVGVPKRIISKEPTAGFWAGQTDAEDLGAPYDLLDAVLLRLVDREEPPQRIADELDIDVDTVEECKRRFVTSAHKRAVPPTPGLDERTR
- a CDS encoding SDR family NAD(P)-dependent oxidoreductase, whose amino-acid sequence is MDIDRHASLDGQVALVTGATRGIGRSIAIGLGSLGATVYAGARNIDDVDAEGQRAIELDVTDDGTMRAAIDRIDEEASRLDVLVNNAGVAGSEAPLHEAEVEGIDATFGVNLRGPVVLTRFALPHLLKRPGGRVVNVSSGMGALGEGMSGGHPPYRVSKAGLNGLTVYLHGEYGDEGLLANAACPGWIRTDLGSAAAPRSPEEGADTPVWLATFESGSPAGRFWRDRERIDW
- a CDS encoding CBS domain-containing protein translates to MDLVARDVMTTDVETAHPDDEVGDVLERLAKAHFNGFPIVEDDRVVGIVTQGDLVRLFRKKDRLVWIPIGVPPFSETLPYAVDFSLDEFDLGIDFVKNARKDVSEIMVRDVVTVEADAGIEGVLSILAGEERDINRVPVLENGALVGIITREDLLRALETELGH
- a CDS encoding HVO_0234 family beta-propeller protein, translating into MSTATESGENGFLTFYREYAHTGLHTITATALTAFGLLTFVHRGFVVLAIAVYVIPPVYLYLTRNGEAPKPVDGDGETQPTDASDRPATSEPVDGEIDDDDPAASVSDGDRRPDREEPATTGSTTDTGSGRRNEGAPETASGAATNSGDGDDIAGSGGSEPADVRGERSEPAPAAGTAHESESNSAPSNPDTSGVSDADDGSAADDALGLDGEDREDGSEPAEWVEADGPTEEALLDTTAVGESAYAAGEGGVLLARAPGEEWELALESGPAAESTILRGVDATDEGEAVWVAGDGGVLGRYDPAAGRHTDHSAPEGITDNWADLAVAGTAGEERLALVNGSGQVLVGEYEGSEVAWDDPVKPGSGSSMSTITFLDESLGYCCDTNAGVYRIEGSEFERVGIENTSGFGALAATADAVVVAGDDGTVQRFDGSVWTPVRVDEDPLSGLAVGAGGAEWLAVGAGGAVFENRDGDWEAVDSPTDADLFAVASGKRSVAVGEDGTLLERAR